Proteins co-encoded in one Sparus aurata chromosome 18, fSpaAur1.1, whole genome shotgun sequence genomic window:
- the LOC115568485 gene encoding uncharacterized protein LOC115568485, giving the protein MVESHGRVPPVNVRILYALGITTLFPKLRDPDSKNGYEHFYDHQSGSSYLAWRLKTVQRNSAQDSKKSRTTFQEGPKTPRSIRSDEKQLTDDECREAISVMKHSSDTTLVKNKMKATFQHRQKVVQDPDTASTVLDLFPRFLDTPGLIDQDFTMIFGEEVSGKFLSKWPTFFKPRVIADCCKNLTPSPHVDELLLSAQQENDDGVWHSEEWDSEMSAILLLLHLLPPTVKGKKASKMSASDAARHLIKFTKVGSSMETFLKETGPKQPFLLGVGERRNSIQDFYIILDQKAIPCRMQTPVAAFDELFKAHYAFAVSYDDALSSFFIFIQTTVYGIDVGKVKESPPVKEIRARLLHCEV; this is encoded by the exons ATGGTGGAGAGCCATGG GAGGGTGCCTCCGGTGAATGTGCGGATCCTCTACGCACTTGGGATTACAACACTGTTCCCTAAATTGAGGGACCCGGATTCCAAGAACGGCTAT GAACATTTCTATGATCACCAGAGTGGTTCCAGCTACCTAGCGTGGAGGCTGAAAACTGTTCAGCGGAACTCTGCTCAAGACAGCAAGAAATCCAGGACCACTTTCCAAGAGGGCCCCAAGACTCCACGCAGTATCCGTTCAGATGAGAAGCAGTTGACCGATGATGAATGCAGGGAAGCCATATCGGTGATGAAACACTCAAGTGATACAACCCTTGTCAAAAATAAGATGAAGGCAACATTCCAGCACAGACAAAAGGTGGTTCAAGACCCGGATACTGCCTCTACTGTCCTGGATCTCTTTCCCAGATTCTTGGATACACCTGGCTTG ATCGACCAAGACTTCACAATGATCTTTGGTGAGGAGGTGTCTGGTAAATTCCTGTCCAAGTGGCCAACATTTTTCAAACCAAGAGTCATCGCAGATTGCTGCAAGAATCTAACCCCGAGTCCACATGTGGATGAGCTACTTCTGTCTGCACAACAGGAGAATGATGATGGTG TGTGGCATTCTGAAGAGTGGGACTCGGAGATGTCCGCCATCCTTCTGCTGCTTCACCTCTTGCCTCCAACAGTTAAAGGCAAGAAGGCCAGCAAGATGAGCGCATCGGATGCTGCTAGACACCTGATCAAGTTCACGAAG gTGGGGTCAAGCATGGAGACCTTCCTTAAAGAAACTGGCCCCAAACAGCCCTTTCTTCTCGGTGTcggagaaagaagaaacagcatccaggactTCTACATCATCCTGGACCAGAAGGCCATTCCCTGCAGGATGCAGACCCCAGTTGCTGCCTTTGATGAGCTCTTCAAGGCGCATTATGCTTTTGCCGTGTCGTATGATGATGCGCTGTCcagcttcttcatcttcatccaaACCACCGTGTATGGCATCGACGTCGGCAAAGTGAAAGAGAGCCCTCCGGTAAAAGAAATCAGAGCAAGGCTTCTTCACTGTGAGGTTTGA